The genomic stretch AGCGATGGTAAGTGAAACATGAATCAAAGGCCAAAAATTGAAAcagaaaggagagaagacTAATGGATATGTCATGATAAAGGGGCTGGAAGTGCACGAGACGACGAGTGGGAAGCTGAGCAGCGTCGAAATCAAGTCGCATTCTGGGCTAGAGAATCAACTCGCGGACACGATAGAGCAAGCTCTAAAGGAGTTGGTGGCCAGCAAAGCCAGAATGGCGAGCATCCAGATGAAAATGTCTCCTCTCTTCACGaaaatggcgatggagaggtTGATAATAGGCCTCCACCCTCAAATGCGTCAAAAGGatcaaaaagaaagtaaGACAGCCGACAACGAACTTTCCGGTTCCTCTGAACGACCTCTAGAAAAAGTCGACTGGAATGGTAAGACACGCCTTTAACGAAATGTCGGTGAGGGTTCACCATCACCAAGTTACAAAACAGAAAAGGCATCGGTATCGAGGCTAACGCAGTAACCAGATACAAGCGTACGCGTGAAGATGCCGAAGTCGTACAATCTTGGCTATTTTCTTCCAGGCTGTGCCACGAGAAAGAGACTAGAAGCGATCTAGAACACGGAAAGactctttttccttttcagaGCCacgagcagaagaagaagaaggaagccgAAGACACACAAGGCTTGGTTGCCGAAGCGGGGATGGCCTGATTCGatccctttttttgctccATTCCATGGCTTCTAGGATATGATGGTGATTGACGGATGGCTTTTCGGGCGGGAAACCGTGTCACATATAGTTTCGAGTGATGGATGGCGTGGGCACATGAGCGGTTGTTTGACTGCATGGGTAACATGGCAATAGCGGGTATGAATGAATGATGGTAGTTGTTGCTGAATAGCCGAACAAGATGCACGCAATCATTGAGAGTGTCTGTGATTCACGGAGATGGGCCTTTAGTAGCGGTAATAGTGCCGTAGAGTGACGTTTTTTCCTTGGCTACTATGAAACAAATTGTACATAATGCCCCGTGAAGCAGTCAATCACGGCCATAAggtatatacatatatacaccAAGACCAACTGCGCCTCTGCATGTGTATCACGAAATCGGATAATAAAAAGGAGGCACAGTCAATAGGGCATGCCGCAGAAGCTCCGgaacaaaagaggcaaaacGGAGTCTcggctctttttcttcgttttTGACCTTGTCATGATTATGGACCATGCGTTATCGGCCGTGACAGCTGTCAGTGGCAGCCAGAGTGGCACAATGAATTGAACAATTGCTgccttgtttgtttgtttgtctttCCGTTTGCCGTctaacttttatttttattcttattttctatttcctcttcttctcctcgcgTGACTAACCGATGATATTGGAAAACACAGATTAcgaacgagaaaaaaaaaaagtcggaAGAACTACTCCTTTGACATATGCCATCAAGGTTGGATTCTCCAGCGACTTCAGAGGCCTTCATCATATCTTCCCACTGTACACCCTTTCTGACATTTGACTGGAATTCTTTTATTCTCCTTCCTTGTCCAATCTGCCTGTTGCACTTGAaatgggctgctgcttctccagccagGCATCAAATGCCAGTTCCCGCCATGATGAGCAGGGGCAGCATACGGCTCCTCCACCCCAGTAAGGGCTTCACCTCTTCTCTCGTATGTTCATGGGTAGCAGCATGCAAGATACTGACTGCAGAAACCTCGATTAGGAACTGGGACTCCCACGCCCAGACCAATGGCAGCAACGCCCctccagcatcgccaaccgcCGAGCCAGTTGTGATACCGGCAATTGATGCCACCACCAACGAGGCCTTTGCCCACAACGAGGCAGTTGGACAGCAATCATACGAATTGCCCCGTGCggagtcgtcttcgtcggcgGCTTCTGATCAGCATGTGATTCTGGAGCCAACTGTCTACGTGCCTCCCTCTCGACCGAGTGTCGCTGCAgagctggaggaggcggctgtCCACTCGCCGCCACCTGAGcctgttggagatggatcCAGATCTGCATCTTCGTCGACCTCGAGCTCTAGCTCAGGCTAATAAGCAGTATGGCCTGACGCATAGTGGAGAGAGACTGGATATCTGATAACGCGTTTCTGGCCCGGATTTCTGGTCATTTACAaaatatactactactattgGAAAGGGCTGTTGAAACAATGCacacaaagagagagagcagagagcagGTTTTCTGCAAACGTCTCCCCACCTCCCCTTTTTTGTGTTCGATTCAAGGGAGGGAAAATGCGGTGGTAGCACAATGGAATGGTTGGTGTTGGATGAGACATTTCAGCCTGTGTCTTGGTTGGTGGTTGCATGGCAATGGTGGTGAAAACGGCTCTATTTTTGGCTGGCAAGACATTGATGATCTTTGCAAGCTTCCTGTTTCGGCCGTTTTATGTAAAGAATTAAATTGAATAAAAATACAGCATCTCGTGAGATTTTAAAAATTGTAGCATCAGGTAAAATGACACATGATGCAAGAAATAGACAAAacgagaaagagagagagattgagaaggaaaatataataaaaaaaaaaagagcaaaaagagcaaaaagagcaaaaagagcaaaaagagcaaaaagagcaaaaaaagattaaaacATCAGACGACATTTTGGCAAGGCAAGTAATAAAAGACAAGGCCTGGCTCCGTCTCTGCCAATCCGGCGACTTTTGCGAAACTTGCTCAAACGCTCTCACAGGCTGCATGCACACGTCCAGGAGCATTTTCTTTGACTGCTACTCGCTACCAAGGCCAACGGTCGAGTGGATACGCAGGGGTGGCTTTTGCGCTGCAACATGAATCCAAGCTGCAAGTCATTTAatgcccttttctcccccccATCAGATGCCACTTATTCCCCGAGTTTTTAGTTGTCCGAGGTGCCATCCATCTGGCAACACGTCCCCTGCGTTGTGTTTCCACGGTAAGCGGTGTGCCACTCGTTTTCATTGCTGAGGAAGCGTCCGTGCTCGGCGGGTATAAATAAGGACTGGAACCCATCAGCAGTTGGCATCTACCGAGATCTGAAAGGAGTCCTCCCTCTTTCTCcatcctctcttccttctccaggtTTTGGTCTCTTTCTTGGACCTCTTCAGCTCGAGCTCCAGCCTTGTTTCTTGTCATCTCGTTCAGCAGATCCGAGACTCCTTTCATCCTGTCCATCCAACTCTCCATTCATCAGAATCACACATCAGCCATCATGAATATGCCCTCTGGcaccaccatggctgctggCTCCAGCCCCACTGGCAGTGCCATGAACAGCTCCATGAGCGACATGATGGGCATGGGCGGCTCATGCCAGATTTCCGTGAGTCCTGTGACTTCGATGAGAATAGCATAAGCAACCCAAACTGACCCCATCACCAGATGCTCTGGAACTGGAACGTCATTGACGCCTGCTTCATCTCCGAGTCCTGGCAGATCAAGTCCAAGGGCATGTTCGCCGGCTCCTGCATCggcgtcatcctcctcgtcatgGCCCTCGAGTTCCTCCGCCGCCTGTCCAAGGAGTACGACCGCTTCATCGTCCAGCAGCACGCTGCCAAGTTCCAGGAATCGTCCCCTGCCGCCGTCACCGCCGCAGCCAGGCCCGCTGCCCCAGCCGATGCCACCAAGACGGGCCTCGAGTCCGTCAACAGCCGCGAGCTGGCTTgccctgccgccgccgccatgccTCCCTTCCGGCCCAGCGTGCTCCAGCAGGCAGTCCGTGCGTTGATACACATGGTTCAGTTTGCTGTCGCGTACTTTGtcatgctgctggccatgtaCTACAACGGTTacttcatcatctgcatcttcatcggTGCCTACCTTGGCTCCTTCATCTTTCAGTGGGAGACTCTGAGCGTCGggtaagcttcttctcgtctcGGTTCGCCATTCACGGCTTCCGTATGCTAACTCACTCATAGCCCGAAGCAAACCAGTGCTGCCAACGAGGCTACCGTCTGCTGCGGCTAGATGCAACTTTCGACACTCTTGGATGTTGAGTGAAACCGAGCAGCCGAGCTCGATGCCACGCAGAATTCGCGTGCAGTGTTACCATGATGGATCAGGGTGACACGCCGCTTGTCATGTACAAGCAAGATTGCTGCGGTAAAGGAACGCATCATCTTCGGTTAAAGGGCCATGTAACGAATGAATGAAACGGGGGGGTTTAATATTTCAGGGGAAAATAATATGGGCTTTGTATTTGCGCAATGGTGGTTAAGGACAGCTAATAGCTAGGTAGTTAAAAGGTTATAGGTCAAGGTTAACGGTTATATTAATGGAATTCCAGATGGCAATATCTTGCAGAAAAACCGACTCCATCTCAAATCTCGACATGTATTCTGTGATTTGGAAAAAAACATGGCTTCTCATTAAATAtccaccaagaagaagtgTAGAAAAAAACCATTTGCACAAGGCTGTAGAAACGCCCATTGGTGGCACCAAAACATCTCCGTCATCAAAGACAGCGGCATGTCTGGAAGGGGTATCATAGCAACACAACTCCGTGGCCTAGAATGTTCATGCACTGAGCAACATCCCAGCTCTCGTCCAGGGGTCGCATCGCCCAGACTTGCTCCATGATGTTCATGGCTTCCCTGAGCGTTCCAAACAGCTGCAGACCACCGAGCCGGGCCACCAAGCCCTTGTACTTGAATTCATCTTCCGGGGGTGCTAGGCAGCCCGCAACGCACAAAGGCCAGGCCACAGCCCCTAAACAGGTGCCCATCGGGAGATTGTACAGCAGTTCCGTGGTGGTAGACACAACTGAGCTGATTTCCGGGCACGCGGGCTGCCATCCCGACGTCACCGTGTTCAAGTAGATCAAGGCCGCATGCAACCAGATGACGTTGTGTATGGCATACGAAGGCTGCTCGCCGAGAACCGGCACTGAGATGACGGTGGCCTGTGAGTCGGCCGTGGGGCATGTTGTTTGGATGGCCAGGATGCCGCCCTTGATTGCTTCGCCCAGGACCTGGCCTCGTTGCAGGAGCTCGTTGACGGACAAGGAGCCGGCCTGGCTTTGTGCCTTTTTCCACGAGTGCAGTGACGCAATGTCGCCAATGACCTGGATGACCCAGTTGTGCAGTCCGCGGAACTCTTCCATGCGAAGAGTTCCTCCTCCCATGGTGCAGGGGCTCCACGTTGAAGTGTTACACGAGGGTATGATGGAGTTTTGGTAGCTGTACAGCCGGGGCGGGCATCCAAGCGACACGCTCGACAGCACGTCAATGTAGAGCAGGTTGGCCGTGAAGAAGCGACATGCCGCCTGGCTGGTGCTCCACGGCCGCGTCATGCCCATCTCGGACGGTGGCCAGTGGACGTTTATGAGGCTGTTGAGCAGCCCTTCCCAGCCGTCTGGGTTCGGGAGGACCTGCCGGAAGAGCGCAATGGCGGCGTCGAGATGCAGCTTCCAGTTTTCGCGATTGCCCGTAGCGACCTCGAAGATGAGCAGCTGGATGATGCTCTCCATGACGACCAGGCCTTCCTTGGGGTCCAGCTTGCGGCTGTGAAGCGAGCTGACCTCCTTTTGCAGCTCCCGCAGGCCCAGCTCCATTTGGTTCTGCAGGTTCTTGTTCATCTGGAAGAGGCATTCGCCGTGCTCCGGCTCGCCATTGTTCAATATCAATGCAAAGTAGTATGACGCAATGGACACGGTGATGTGGTATAGCGATTTGTTGGTCGACTGCAGCACATCCAGAATCCATCCCCGGCCACCCACGAGGATGTGAGGCCGGTAATGCGGGAAAAGATGCGGAAAGACATAGTCCAGATACATGCAGGCGTAGTGAATATCCGCCGAGCGGTCAGCCTGGGTCAGGCTCTGCTCGTTCGACTCCGCGAACAAGGCCTGCGTGTGCCAGGGGGCTTCCGGCGGAGACGTGGCGGCcgtgctgccgctggatcCATGGCTGTTGGGCGACTCCTTGGACGACGGCGCCGACGTGCTGGAGTATCCGCGCTCTGAATCGCCTCCTCCGCCCGTCTTCctagccgccgccgccgccgccgctgcatCTTCCGTGGCGTCGCTGATGCTGACCTGCCGGGTGCCCgtctccagcatctcgaGATACTTGCGATCGCGCCGCTGGCTGGCCTGCTTCTTGACCTGCGACTTGACAAACTCGGTCATTTCCTTCTGCTTGGGGCCGCCGTCCATCCAGTCGGGCTTCTCGCCAAAGTGACAGGTGATTTCCAGCGCATCGCAGCCGGAGCATGAGGGCTTGCGCTCATCGCACTTCTTGCGACGCAGCCGGCAGGTGTAGCACCCGGACTGCGACCGCACCTTGGACGACAGGAGATGCTTGAGGGAAGACATGGTCTCGCCTTCTAAGAGACTGTCTCTCTTTTGgcctcttttgtttctcttgcGATGCGCAGTATTTCTTTCTGTCCTTCTCACTTAAACGCTGAGACGATGAAGCGAATGGCGCGCAATGTCCGTGCTCCAGAGGGCGTGATTACTGAAATGATTGAGGGGCGTGATGTATTGTTTCTTGCGTATTGTCCTGCTGTCGCGCAATCCAGGCCTTCATACGTCCAAAACTGCCCTTGAGTGGAGGTTGAAATGA from Trichoderma atroviride chromosome 3, complete sequence encodes the following:
- a CDS encoding uncharacterized protein (EggNog:ENOG41); amino-acid sequence: MPSRLDSPATSEAFIISSHCTPFLTFDWNSFILLPCPICLLHLKWAAASPARHQMPVPAMMSRGSIRLLHPSKGFTSSLVCSWVAACKILTAETSIRNWDSHAQTNGSNAPPASPTAEPVVIPAIDATTNEAFAHNEAVGQQSYELPRAESSSSAASDQHVILEPTVYVPPSRPSVAAELEEAAVHSPPPEPVGDGSRSASSSTSSSSSG
- a CDS encoding uncharacterized protein (TransMembrane:3 (o61-79i153-170o176-194i)) yields the protein MNMPSGTTMAAGSSPTGSAMNSSMSDMMGMGGSCQISMLWNWNVIDACFISESWQIKSKGMFAGSCIGVILLVMALEFLRRLSKEYDRFIVQQHAAKFQESSPAAVTAAARPAAPADATKTGLESVNSRELACPAAAAMPPFRPSVLQQAVRALIHMVQFAVAYFVMLLAMYYNGYFIICIFIGAYLGSFIFQWETLSVGPKQTSAANEATVCCG
- a CDS encoding uncharacterized protein (EggNog:ENOG41), which encodes MSSLKHLLSSKVRSQSGCYTCRLRRKKCDERKPSCSGCDALEITCHFGEKPDWMDGGPKQKEMTEFVKSQVKKQASQRRDRKYLEMLETGTRQVSISDATEDAAAAAAAARKTGGGGDSERGYSSTSAPSSKESPNSHGSSGSTAATSPPEAPWHTQALFAESNEQSLTQADRSADIHYACMYLDYVFPHLFPHYRPHILVGGRGWILDVLQSTNKSLYHITVSIASYYFALILNNGEPEHGECLFQMNKNLQNQMELGLRELQKEVSSLHSRKLDPKEGLVVMESIIQLLIFEVATGNRENWKLHLDAAIALFRQVLPNPDGWEGLLNSLINVHWPPSEMGMTRPWSTSQAACRFFTANLLYIDVLSSVSLGCPPRLYSYQNSIIPSCNTSTWSPCTMGGGTLRMEEFRGLHNWVIQVIGDIASLHSWKKAQSQAGSLSVNELLQRGQVLGEAIKGGILAIQTTCPTADSQATVISVPVLGEQPSYAIHNVIWLHAALIYLNTVTSGWQPACPEISSVVSTTTELLYNLPMGTCLGAVAWPLCVAGCLAPPEDEFKYKGLVARLGGLQLFGTLREAMNIMEQVWAMRPLDESWDVAQCMNILGHGVVLL